GGTCCGTCCTCCTCCCACTCTGGCACACCGCTCCGCGTATTCCAGGCCACGGCCGGAAAGGTCGCCGAGGGGATCCGCTCGGCGACACAGCGGAATCGGCGACGCGGCGACACGGCGGACGGGAAAGCGGCGACGCGGCGGGCGGGGGAGCGGCGACAGGGCGGGCGGGGCGCCAGCGACAAGGCGGGCCGGTGAGCCGGCGACACGGCGAGCGGGGGCGCGGGATCACATCCGACTTCGATGATTCCTCCCGTATTGTCCAGGCGGTCGATTTGCCTCAGGCGTCGAGCGGACGGCCCGCCCCGGTTCCGTATGGACCGGGCCGTTCCACGACCACCGCAAGGAACGCAGTGATCGAACTCGCCCCGGACCAGCTCCCCCCGCTCGCCCGCTGGTTCGCGGCCGGGTCGCCGGGGACGGCAGCGCTGGCCGAACATGTGCCGGCCTCCGGAACCGGCCGCTGGTGGGCCGACCGCGCCCCTGCGCCCCGCGCCCTCGCCGTCTCCTGCGCCGGTCATGTGCTGCTCCGCGGTGACCCGCGCGCCCTGGCGCCGGACGCCCTCGCCGTCTTCGACGCGCACTATGTGCAGGCCCCCGCCGGCTTCCTGCCGGCCCTGAGCGGCGCCTTCGGCCGGATCGTGCCGTGGGAGCGGATGCTGTACGTGCACCAGGTGCCCGTGGCGGCGCCGTGCCCGCCCCACGGGGTGACGGTGCGCCGGCTGGTGCCCGAGGACGCCGCGGCGCTGGCCGCCCTCGCCCCGGACGCGGCGTGGGTCCATGCCAGCTGGGGCGGCCCGGCCGGTCTCGCCGCCTCCGGACTCGGCTGGGCGGCCTTCGGGAAGGACGAGGTCCTCGCCGTCGCCTGTACGTACTTCCACG
This genomic stretch from Streptomyces nigrescens harbors:
- a CDS encoding GNAT family N-acetyltransferase codes for the protein MIELAPDQLPPLARWFAAGSPGTAALAEHVPASGTGRWWADRAPAPRALAVSCAGHVLLRGDPRALAPDALAVFDAHYVQAPAGFLPALSGAFGRIVPWERMLYVHQVPVAAPCPPHGVTVRRLVPEDAAALAALAPDAAWVHASWGGPAGLAASGLGWAAFGKDEVLAVACTYFHGTAYEDIACYTDPAHRRRRLALACVTALCQDVAGRGHTPSWTCSRDNRPSRLLAWTAGFRLAHEYVHYLTGQPARRGPAPDAPSDHPAAAVPGDTKAPPR